The Pygocentrus nattereri isolate fPygNat1 chromosome 17, fPygNat1.pri, whole genome shotgun sequence genome window below encodes:
- the LOC108441363 gene encoding olfactory receptor 52J3-like, with protein sequence MDLNFSIYTTSLTLESLDLPPSNVFPAFIFVTLTYCFILVFNMTVLLTIALNRKLHKPMYVLLFNLPLNDMVGATAFFPQLVSSLLSQSRSITYSACFVQALLIHLYGAGSLLILTAMAYDRYIAICCPLKYNSLMSSSNLLKIIIIIWILDFSLIGLLLALNYRKEICSTKIVEIFCNNPSLMKLVCGDTKLNNYYGLFVIAFFDGLSLLIVVFTYVQILITVVVKRQSDAKSKAIQTCGTHLIVFLCFQFTSVFAFIAHRIETTSPSLRQAFFASAIIFPPILNPLIYGLNTKEIRQNFIFLFRKVSSTKKNDKLSGMKR encoded by the coding sequence atggATTTAAATTTTTCAATATATACAACATCTTTGACTTTAGAGTCACTGGATTTGCCTCCCTCAAATGTTTTCCCAGCATTCATATTTGTAACTCTCACCTATTGCTTCATTTTGGTTTTCAATATGACTGTGTTGCTCACTATTGCTTTGAATCGGAAACTTCATAAGCCTATGTATGTTCTGTTGTTTAACTTGCCACTCAATGATATGGTGGGTGCCACAGCCTTTTTCCCTCAGCTGGTGTCTAGCTTACTGTCACAGAGTAGATCCATCACTTACTCTGCTTGTTTTGTGCAAGCCTTACTGATTCATCTGTATGGAGCTGGTTCACTTCTCATTCTCACTGCTATGGCTTATGACAGATACATTGCCATTTGTTGTCCACTGAAATATAACAGCTTGATGTCTTCAAGTAACTtgctaaaaataattattataatatggATCTTAGATTTTAGTTTGATTGGTTTACTACTTGCATTGAACTACCGCAAAGAGATTTGTAGCACAAAAATAGTGGAAATTTTCTGCAATAATCCATCTTTGATGAAGCTGGTATGTGGAGATACAAAGTTAAATAACTACTATGGACTGTTTGTAATAGCATTCTTTGATGGTCTGTCTCTGCTTATAGTGGTCTTCACCTACGTCCAAATCTTAATCACTGTTGTTGTTAAAAGACAGTCTGATGCCAAAAGCAAAGCGATTCAAACCTGTGGTACACACTTAATTGTGTTCTTATGCTTTCAGTTCACCTCTGTCTTTGCCTTTATAGCTCATAGAATTGAGACAACATCCCCAAGCTTACGGCAAGCCTTTTTTGCTTCTGCCATAATATTTCCTCCAATACTTAATCCTCTAATATATGGACTGAACACAAAAGAAATCCGTCAgaattttattttcttgttccGTAAGGTTTCCTCAACAAAAAAGAATGATAAACTTAGTGGGATGAAAAGATAA